One genomic window of Verrucomicrobiia bacterium includes the following:
- a CDS encoding Ig-like domain-containing protein, with amino-acid sequence MKIKLLLLSLLSLMSAMICRAQTASDYITQGRSYLAVSNIVSASVSFSNAVALSPNDPTANVFYGLSRLFALPSQPAVSNFLTTLGVPTTGRNIYQWKARLPHDAQRFPIAPAGVSLSDCTALARGSVLSEIIGAEANLAVVTDTNFTLALTVQDTSITAVTMDYGDIQLIRSFLDGMEYFVYNTYDWNLDVQLTVLRSLYSSNTFDIGTLLSEYPSLLTFSTTNDLLSAKAAFVKSANTYFTASSIIRNRPADVTRLFNYAPDDAQDETPFRETLFDVTSSLTNGPVLLEVNSNYSILLSSTFSGAQAPRAFLPRIYGRGFVAGSLPDATFGGIVGGLSDHSAEGGLSEHFNAIPEIIPGQGPGVQFHIHGIAGRGYIVQSSSNLLNWSNVFALVAYDGNYPFTNRLGNNQSNSFYRVVDSTSHMPPPINDNFANRIPVSGYGLLGTSYDINATTENSEPGNGFASIWWSWTAPASGQVVVLARGTPGYPGMDIYTGSELGALNQVPVINSSYYHNGTLFQASAGQNYKMQALSFGGQGAVQLVIGALPNLVVTSPITGTILSNHSITISASANDSISQITSISYSIYSNVFVVQKGTVNGSSMNLIITNLASGFYSVSETASNLLGLNISMGQGVTLQ; translated from the coding sequence ATGAAAATAAAGTTGTTACTCCTGTCACTATTGTCCCTGATGTCCGCAATGATTTGCCGCGCGCAAACCGCATCGGACTATATTACACAAGGGCGAAGTTACCTTGCCGTCAGCAACATCGTTTCGGCGAGCGTCAGTTTTTCCAACGCCGTCGCCTTGTCGCCCAACGACCCGACCGCAAATGTATTTTACGGCCTCAGCCGTTTATTTGCGCTGCCCTCGCAACCGGCCGTCAGCAATTTTTTGACGACGCTCGGCGTGCCAACTACTGGCCGGAATATTTATCAATGGAAAGCGCGATTGCCGCACGACGCGCAACGCTTTCCGATCGCGCCTGCCGGCGTGAGCCTGTCCGACTGCACGGCCCTCGCGCGCGGAAGTGTGCTTAGCGAAATCATCGGCGCGGAAGCGAATCTCGCCGTGGTCACCGATACGAATTTCACGCTGGCTTTGACCGTGCAGGACACGAGCATCACTGCGGTGACAATGGATTATGGTGATATTCAACTGATCCGCTCTTTCCTCGATGGTATGGAATATTTTGTTTACAATACTTATGACTGGAATCTTGACGTGCAGTTGACGGTTTTGCGGTCGCTCTATTCCAGCAACACATTTGACATCGGCACGCTTTTGTCCGAATACCCAAGCCTGCTGACGTTTTCCACGACCAATGATTTGTTGAGTGCCAAAGCGGCTTTTGTCAAAAGCGCGAATACTTATTTCACGGCTTCGAGCATCATCCGCAATCGTCCGGCCGATGTGACGCGCCTTTTCAATTACGCGCCGGACGATGCGCAGGATGAAACGCCATTTCGCGAGACGCTTTTTGATGTCACCAGTTCCTTGACTAATGGCCCGGTTTTATTGGAGGTAAATTCCAACTATTCAATATTGTTGTCGTCCACTTTCAGCGGTGCGCAAGCACCTCGGGCTTTTCTTCCGCGAATATATGGTCGCGGGTTCGTAGCCGGCTCACTTCCTGACGCCACGTTTGGCGGTATAGTTGGAGGACTTTCGGATCACTCTGCGGAAGGAGGTTTATCTGAGCATTTTAACGCCATACCAGAAATCATTCCGGGCCAAGGGCCAGGCGTTCAATTTCATATTCATGGAATTGCGGGGCGTGGATATATCGTCCAATCTTCGTCGAATTTATTGAATTGGTCGAATGTATTTGCACTTGTAGCTTATGACGGAAATTACCCATTTACAAATCGTCTGGGTAACAATCAATCTAATAGCTTTTATCGCGTCGTAGACAGCACGTCTCATATGCCACCGCCAATCAACGATAATTTTGCGAATCGAATTCCTGTTTCAGGATATGGTTTGTTAGGAACAAGCTACGACATTAATGCCACTACTGAAAATAGCGAACCGGGGAATGGTTTTGCTTCGATATGGTGGAGTTGGACGGCTCCGGCGTCAGGGCAAGTGGTAGTACTTGCACGTGGAACTCCCGGGTATCCTGGAATGGACATTTATACAGGCAGCGAGCTTGGAGCTTTAAATCAAGTTCCAGTAATCAATAGTTCATATTACCACAATGGTACTTTATTTCAGGCCTCGGCCGGGCAAAATTATAAAATGCAAGCCTTATCGTTTGGTGGACAAGGAGCCGTTCAACTAGTAATTGGTGCTCTTCCGAATTTAGTAGTGACCAGCCCGATTACCGGAACTATCCTTTCAAATCATTCTATTACTATTTCAGCTTCTGCTAATGATAGCATAAGTCAAATTACCAGCATCAGTTATAGTATTTATAGCAATGTGTTTGTTGTGCAAAAAGGAACTGTGAATGGCTCCTCCATGAATTTGATTATAACTAATCTAGCATCTGGCTTTTATTCAGTCAGTGAGACGGCATCAAACCTTTTGGGTTTGAATATCAGTATGGGGCAAGGCGTAACTTTGCAATAG
- the dinB gene encoding DNA polymerase IV, with protein sequence MFRVILHLDMDAFYASVEQRDNPALAGKPLIVGAPPTQRGVVCAASYEARKFGVRSAMPSSVAGRLCPNGIFMRPRMQRYREESAEIMRIIALPNVMVEQVSVDEAYLDFSPICQQADADLSLAQALPLADELKRRISAERGLTASIGIAANKLLAKLASDFKKPDGLTLIAERDKVAFLRPLEVRALHGVGKVTQEVLNRAGIEIIGDLQDYPGDLRALIGSFGPVLKRFGFGEDHRPLDSSDEVKSISSENTFLRDTDDRKILRACLREQAEDIAAKLKRHRIGAQTVQVKLRYSDFTTLTRQLSVEEPITEAAQIYRLGCYILARDRLVSRPLRLIGLGVSGLGETINHQLALALK encoded by the coding sequence ATGTTTCGGGTCATTTTGCATTTAGACATGGATGCGTTTTATGCGTCCGTCGAGCAGCGCGACAACCCGGCCCTTGCAGGCAAGCCGCTCATCGTGGGCGCGCCGCCCACACAACGCGGGGTCGTATGCGCCGCGAGTTACGAAGCCCGTAAATTCGGCGTGCGCTCGGCCATGCCCAGTTCCGTAGCCGGGCGGCTTTGCCCGAATGGAATTTTCATGCGCCCGCGCATGCAGCGTTATCGCGAGGAATCCGCCGAGATCATGCGGATCATCGCGTTGCCGAATGTGATGGTTGAGCAAGTTTCCGTGGACGAGGCTTATTTGGATTTCTCTCCGATCTGCCAGCAAGCGGATGCGGACTTGAGCCTCGCTCAGGCATTGCCATTGGCAGACGAATTGAAACGAAGAATTTCGGCCGAACGTGGATTGACGGCGAGCATTGGCATCGCCGCGAATAAATTGCTCGCCAAATTAGCCAGCGATTTTAAAAAGCCTGATGGCCTGACGCTGATTGCCGAGCGCGATAAGGTGGCTTTCCTGCGTCCGCTGGAAGTTCGCGCGTTGCATGGCGTGGGCAAAGTCACCCAGGAAGTGCTCAACCGCGCGGGCATCGAAATCATTGGCGATCTTCAGGATTATCCGGGCGACTTGAGGGCGCTGATCGGCTCTTTCGGCCCGGTGCTGAAACGGTTTGGGTTTGGCGAAGATCATCGCCCGCTCGACAGCAGTGACGAAGTGAAAAGCATCAGCAGCGAGAACACCTTTCTTCGCGATACTGATGATCGGAAGATCCTGCGCGCCTGTTTACGAGAACAAGCCGAAGACATCGCCGCGAAATTAAAACGCCACCGGATCGGAGCCCAGACGGTGCAAGTGAAATTGCGTTACAGTGATTTTACGACCCTGACCCGCCAGTTGAGTGTGGAAGAGCCGATCACGGAAGCGGCTCAAATCTATCGACTCGGATGCTACATCCTGGCGCGCGACCGATTGGTTTCGCGACCGTTGCGACTCATTGGGCTGGGAGTAAGCGGCCTGGGAGAAACCATAAATCACCAACTGGCGCTCGCGCTTAAATAG
- a CDS encoding FHA domain-containing protein, which produces MAKLVVLSEGMTGQSYELKVDKTTIGRVDDNTFPIPHASVSSHHCEVLLRGSDVVVKDLNSTNGTFIQNQQITGESVLKPGQILRLGQVDIRLEAPGASASTKKAPIDSTMVISKGVSLEQLEQGPQSFDTTKGVFTKKTNKANKYIFIGATVLLLVIVVAIFVAYNSLSNHPSH; this is translated from the coding sequence ATGGCCAAACTTGTAGTGCTCAGTGAAGGGATGACCGGACAGTCGTATGAGCTGAAAGTGGATAAGACCACCATCGGCCGTGTGGATGATAATACCTTTCCAATTCCGCACGCGTCTGTTTCGAGCCATCATTGCGAAGTCCTGCTGCGGGGCAGTGACGTGGTGGTGAAGGACCTGAACTCCACCAATGGCACGTTCATCCAAAATCAGCAGATCACCGGCGAATCGGTTTTGAAGCCCGGCCAAATCCTGCGCCTCGGCCAGGTGGACATCCGCCTCGAAGCGCCCGGAGCCTCCGCGAGCACCAAAAAAGCGCCGATTGATTCCACGATGGTTATTTCCAAGGGAGTTAGTCTGGAGCAGTTGGAGCAGGGGCCGCAATCTTTCGACACCACGAAGGGCGTCTTCACCAAGAAGACGAATAAAGCCAATAAATATATTTTTATCGGCGCGACGGTGTTGTTGCTGGTAATTGTGGTGGCGATATTCGTGGCTTACAATTCGCTTAGTAATCATCCCAGTCACTGA
- a CDS encoding TonB-dependent receptor: protein MNDETLNTNQKALQLNMDAKVYGTFAEIGAGQEVARWFFHVGGAAGTVAKSISAYDMGVSDAIYGPSERYVSRKRLESMLAYEYKLLLERLDAKRGDKCTFFVFADTVATHSFTRHDEGQGWLGIRFQAEMKSEPSEIIIHARLLDPENVREQEALGMLGVNLIYAAFHYNKQPEVLIKSLMDGLTRNRIELDMIRFSGPAFAKLDNRLMSLQLVQQGLTDAAMFTADGEVVQPMDILYKKPVLVERGSFRPVTNTTLDMLDRAYEQFVEESNVKGDQPTVLMEMTLRNLLSDGGVDHKDFLQRVDVLSALGKTVLISNYARYYKLVAYLARYTQKPMGLALGVPSLREIFDEKFYTDLEGGLLESLGRLFKNSVKLYVYPWRDPVTGKVTTAESMKVAPHLQNLYAYLIENHYVESIQKHNVDYLPIFSRDVLARIQTYDPSWESMVPPQIVEIIKRDKLFGFREMRS, encoded by the coding sequence ATGAACGACGAAACGCTCAATACAAATCAAAAGGCGCTCCAACTCAATATGGACGCCAAGGTTTACGGCACCTTCGCCGAAATCGGCGCGGGCCAGGAAGTCGCGCGGTGGTTTTTTCATGTCGGGGGTGCCGCGGGCACGGTGGCCAAATCCATTTCCGCTTATGACATGGGCGTGAGCGACGCCATCTACGGCCCGAGCGAACGCTATGTCAGCCGCAAGCGGCTCGAGTCCATGCTGGCTTACGAATACAAGCTGCTGCTCGAACGCCTTGACGCCAAGCGCGGTGATAAGTGCACTTTTTTTGTGTTTGCCGATACCGTCGCCACGCATAGCTTCACGCGTCATGACGAAGGGCAGGGGTGGCTGGGCATTCGTTTCCAGGCGGAGATGAAGAGCGAGCCTTCCGAGATCATCATTCACGCGCGCTTGCTCGATCCCGAAAACGTCCGCGAACAGGAGGCGCTCGGCATGCTGGGCGTGAATCTGATTTACGCGGCATTTCACTATAACAAGCAGCCGGAAGTTTTGATCAAGTCCCTCATGGACGGCCTCACGCGCAATCGCATTGAACTGGACATGATCCGTTTTTCGGGCCCGGCATTTGCCAAGCTGGACAATCGTTTGATGAGTTTGCAACTCGTCCAGCAGGGGTTGACCGACGCGGCGATGTTCACGGCGGATGGCGAAGTCGTTCAGCCGATGGACATTCTCTACAAAAAACCGGTGTTGGTTGAGCGCGGCAGTTTCCGCCCGGTCACGAACACCACGCTCGACATGCTCGACCGGGCGTACGAACAATTTGTCGAGGAATCCAACGTCAAGGGCGACCAGCCGACGGTGCTGATGGAAATGACGCTGCGCAACCTGCTTTCGGACGGCGGCGTGGATCATAAAGATTTTCTTCAGCGTGTGGATGTATTGAGTGCGTTGGGCAAGACGGTGCTGATTTCCAATTACGCGCGCTATTATAAACTGGTGGCTTACCTTGCCCGCTACACGCAAAAACCGATGGGCCTTGCGCTCGGCGTTCCCAGTCTGCGAGAAATTTTCGACGAAAAATTTTACACCGATCTTGAAGGCGGCCTGCTGGAATCGCTCGGGCGCCTGTTCAAGAATTCCGTGAAGCTTTACGTTTATCCGTGGCGCGATCCGGTCACCGGCAAAGTCACCACGGCGGAAAGCATGAAGGTCGCGCCGCATCTGCAAAATCTGTACGCGTATCTCATCGAGAACCATTACGTTGAAAGCATCCAAAAACATAACGTGGATTATCTGCCGATCTTTTCCCGCGATGTTTTGGCGCGCATCCAGACTTACGATCCTTCGTGGGAATCCATGGTGCCGCCGCAGATCGTGGAGATCATCAAACGCGACAAACTTTTCGGTTTTCGTGAGATGAGAAGTTAA
- the hemB gene encoding porphobilinogen synthase: MKVNSVGQFPAYRPRRLRQSPALRRMVSETHLSAAQLVLPLFARAGKKLRRPIAAMPGVFQLSPDEIVREATIAHSAGVPAVLLFGIPETKDAKASGAYANKGIVQQTVRALKKELPQLLVITDVCLCEYMEHGHCGIVQRDDRGARILNDPSLKLLARAAASHADAGADIVAPSDMMDGRVRAIREELDARGFADTPILSYAAKFASAFYGPFREAAESTPQFGDRRSYQMDAANANEALREVAMDIQEGADMIMVKPALAYLDILYRVKKEFGYPTAAYAVSAEYSMVKAAAANGWIDERAVTMESLLAMRRAGADILITYAATDVARWLAEK; the protein is encoded by the coding sequence ATGAAAGTGAATTCTGTGGGGCAATTTCCTGCTTACCGGCCGCGGCGTTTGCGGCAATCTCCGGCGTTGCGCCGCATGGTCAGTGAAACGCACTTGAGCGCGGCGCAACTGGTGTTGCCGCTGTTCGCGCGCGCAGGAAAAAAATTGCGTCGCCCCATCGCCGCGATGCCCGGCGTGTTCCAGCTTTCGCCGGACGAAATTGTTCGCGAAGCAACAATCGCGCATTCGGCGGGCGTGCCGGCAGTTTTATTATTCGGCATTCCGGAAACCAAAGACGCAAAAGCTTCAGGCGCGTATGCGAACAAGGGCATCGTGCAACAAACGGTGCGCGCGCTGAAAAAGGAACTGCCGCAGCTGCTGGTGATCACGGACGTGTGCTTGTGCGAATACATGGAACACGGGCATTGCGGAATCGTGCAGCGCGATGACCGCGGGGCGCGTATCTTGAATGACCCCAGTTTGAAACTGCTCGCGCGCGCGGCGGCGAGCCATGCGGACGCCGGCGCGGACATCGTAGCGCCAAGCGATATGATGGACGGCCGGGTGCGGGCGATTCGCGAAGAATTGGACGCGCGCGGTTTTGCGGACACGCCAATCCTTTCCTACGCGGCGAAATTCGCTTCAGCGTTCTACGGACCCTTTCGCGAAGCGGCGGAATCCACGCCACAATTTGGCGACCGGCGCAGTTATCAGATGGACGCGGCGAACGCGAACGAAGCTTTGCGCGAAGTGGCGATGGACATCCAGGAAGGCGCGGACATGATCATGGTCAAGCCTGCGCTGGCCTATCTGGATATTTTGTATCGCGTGAAAAAAGAATTTGGTTATCCCACGGCGGCTTACGCGGTGAGTGCAGAATATTCGATGGTGAAAGCGGCGGCGGCGAATGGCTGGATTGACGAACGCGCTGTCACGATGGAGAGCCTGCTGGCGATGCGCCGTGCCGGTGCGGATATTTTAATTACCTACGCGGCGACGGACGTGGCGCGATGGCTCGCAGAAAAATAA
- a CDS encoding transglutaminase domain-containing protein, with protein MLNDPNSAMAASSFAGQFTLVVLMLAATIKCWTISRRPTTNTKCALSLMLLCVAFLITGTHAILSRFIPYIPANRVVAGILGLVIFGLIVTAIILAIIGLVEYSRHRESYNQGRSQAISALGLTVFMLIFGIQGAVTGYKRAHGFSNEKANELVKFEDLNFQFRTPGYPWKQYDASKINKASKLSLVRQFPEGYFTITAEKIGNLNFTSEQLAEAGKANMEVASTSHRVVNQTPYRVGSLDGVMVETEAQVGANSLHYRNWYVVTNGYAYQLIGFSRSEDQNVVKKQLDDLFTRFEVIDPGRMASTSGGFTTNFYSRDHHYSVQVKGSSWRPYSSSEGLFAQSEFAATQGDSCFVTMPIKLDGERPDLEALSSAYLATLDVAYPNENITNRRMVKDSGADALQFDYPREIHGRKYIYRLKISEHGDDANLVMAWTQREGEGAEGVLDDALDRVISVPVSNSVALVSMTETATKKELKTRSYILNQAGLYYTRQNEYEKALPLFRAAAKANSEQSLYIVNALLAWEHLDRPAEALEFLKWQPTSILVLPAVKTKRAYFQSQASDVDGAITNYQSVFASGYRDDESFTEYVSLLMEKKRYDAALEEVQNYLRPGSPVTIRMLEGEIYTRKKDYSKAADSLKKLRDENPFNAQVAEALVNNYLAAAQYSDALDICRDLAKDNKTAYVTFLKGRSELGLKWYREAKTDFAEASKLAPANKDYRSYLDYVSSMLGEGDNTATIDPIEPVAFPAEFTNAPTQPVPADYGKKYGAYYLRHLVAESYIPGKEIKNTDYILVQMLDASGVSAFSTIQVKFDPVTEAVFVNDLRVMDASGKTILTGDPANYYVLDDRRESSASQKKVLNIPVSGLQPNCQLTATITRRQLGPTDEFPFFDHYFSATFPERENIFFLANGADRVKYQSSPGIEPQKSSGGLYWRVTDPMVVRYESLQPPFTTFLPMLWLSDASAQWPALVKDYLTNIQDRLEKDPALDKQTQKLTAGLDNPDAKIAALSAYVQTNLSYKAIEFGRRARMPNKPADILRNKYGDCKDHSLLLQQMLADAGIPAQLALFNFVGPIQKNLPSLDQFDHMVVFVPGGGSNYFLDCTSKGASVAHAVPAYMAGRDVLVLDEHNPRFVTVPNFPGDASTVSVERHLHLAGTTDLAAEDTLTLRGDTAAVWRDYLLQISESGRRAWLQTQMGMTDAHVTDAKIDGLNTPDAPLRLTFGYSIKGQFRQSNDQLRGVLHGGFSRFYLQTTPADDRVSPFEIRTRYTLDSKTYLDLPAGFHLEPSEALHVKLDPRFATAQSDFQTRSNQMVLNFTYQQKNGHFAAADYAAYRDTIAQALSMLERDVVFMADKH; from the coding sequence ATGCTGAATGATCCCAATTCCGCGATGGCGGCCAGTTCTTTTGCGGGCCAGTTCACGCTGGTGGTGCTCATGCTCGCGGCCACGATCAAGTGCTGGACGATTTCCCGCCGTCCCACGACCAATACCAAATGCGCTTTGTCCCTGATGCTTCTATGCGTGGCGTTCCTGATCACCGGAACCCACGCCATCCTTAGCCGCTTTATTCCCTATATTCCTGCAAATCGCGTGGTGGCGGGTATTCTTGGCCTGGTCATATTTGGTTTGATAGTCACGGCAATTATTTTAGCGATCATTGGACTGGTGGAATATTCACGCCATCGCGAGTCTTATAACCAGGGCCGGTCGCAGGCGATTTCGGCGCTGGGATTGACGGTCTTCATGTTGATATTTGGCATTCAGGGAGCGGTGACGGGCTACAAACGCGCACATGGTTTCAGTAACGAAAAAGCAAATGAGCTGGTCAAGTTCGAGGACCTTAACTTCCAATTCCGCACGCCGGGTTACCCGTGGAAACAATATGACGCTTCCAAAATAAACAAGGCGAGCAAGCTTTCCCTGGTGCGCCAGTTTCCCGAAGGCTATTTCACCATCACCGCCGAAAAAATTGGCAACTTGAATTTCACCTCCGAACAACTCGCCGAAGCGGGCAAGGCGAATATGGAGGTGGCTTCCACTTCTCACCGCGTGGTGAATCAAACGCCCTATCGCGTCGGCAGCTTGGACGGTGTCATGGTCGAAACCGAAGCCCAGGTCGGTGCCAATTCGCTGCACTATCGCAACTGGTACGTAGTGACCAACGGTTATGCGTATCAGTTGATCGGCTTCAGTCGCAGCGAAGATCAAAACGTAGTCAAAAAGCAACTCGACGACCTGTTCACGCGCTTTGAAGTGATTGATCCGGGCCGGATGGCCTCAACTTCCGGCGGTTTCACCACGAATTTTTATTCGCGTGACCATCATTATTCGGTGCAGGTCAAAGGCTCGTCGTGGCGGCCCTATTCGTCTTCCGAAGGACTTTTCGCGCAGTCGGAATTCGCGGCCACCCAGGGCGACAGTTGCTTTGTGACGATGCCCATAAAACTCGACGGCGAAAGGCCGGACCTCGAAGCCTTAAGTTCCGCTTATCTCGCAACGCTGGATGTCGCCTATCCGAACGAGAACATCACCAACCGGCGCATGGTCAAGGATTCCGGCGCGGATGCATTGCAATTCGATTACCCGCGCGAGATCCACGGCAGAAAATATATTTATCGTCTCAAAATTTCGGAACACGGCGATGACGCCAATCTTGTGATGGCCTGGACCCAGCGCGAGGGCGAAGGCGCCGAAGGCGTCCTGGATGATGCGCTGGACCGCGTCATTTCCGTTCCAGTGAGCAACTCCGTCGCTTTGGTATCCATGACCGAAACCGCGACCAAAAAAGAACTTAAAACCCGCTCCTACATCCTCAACCAGGCGGGTTTATATTATACACGCCAAAACGAATATGAAAAAGCCTTGCCCCTTTTTCGCGCGGCGGCAAAAGCAAATAGCGAGCAATCCTTGTATATCGTAAACGCCTTGCTCGCGTGGGAACATCTCGACCGTCCGGCGGAAGCGCTCGAGTTTTTGAAGTGGCAGCCGACCTCCATCCTGGTTCTGCCGGCGGTCAAAACCAAACGCGCGTATTTCCAATCGCAAGCCTCCGATGTGGACGGCGCGATCACGAATTATCAATCCGTCTTCGCTTCCGGTTATCGCGATGACGAAAGCTTTACGGAATACGTCAGTCTGCTAATGGAAAAAAAGCGTTATGACGCCGCGCTTGAGGAAGTGCAAAATTATCTCCGCCCCGGCAGCCCTGTGACCATCCGCATGCTCGAAGGCGAAATCTATACCCGGAAAAAAGATTATTCCAAGGCGGCCGATTCTCTCAAAAAATTGCGGGATGAAAATCCCTTCAACGCCCAGGTGGCGGAAGCGCTGGTGAATAATTATCTCGCCGCCGCCCAATATTCTGACGCGCTGGACATTTGCCGCGATCTGGCCAAGGACAATAAAACCGCCTATGTCACTTTTCTCAAAGGCCGCAGCGAACTGGGCCTCAAATGGTATCGCGAGGCCAAAACCGATTTTGCCGAAGCCTCAAAACTGGCTCCCGCGAATAAGGATTATCGTTCGTATCTCGATTATGTCAGCAGCATGCTCGGCGAAGGCGATAACACCGCCACGATTGATCCGATCGAGCCGGTGGCCTTCCCGGCGGAGTTCACCAACGCGCCCACCCAGCCGGTTCCCGCCGATTACGGAAAAAAATATGGCGCGTATTATTTGCGTCATCTGGTGGCGGAGTCTTACATCCCCGGCAAGGAAATCAAAAACACGGATTACATTCTTGTGCAAATGCTCGATGCCTCGGGCGTCTCCGCCTTCAGCACGATCCAGGTGAAATTCGATCCGGTGACAGAAGCGGTTTTTGTCAACGACTTGCGGGTCATGGATGCTTCGGGCAAAACGATCTTAACCGGCGATCCCGCCAATTATTATGTGCTCGACGACCGTCGCGAATCGTCCGCCAGCCAGAAAAAAGTTTTGAACATCCCCGTGTCTGGATTGCAACCGAACTGCCAGTTGACCGCCACGATCACGCGCCGCCAGTTGGGCCCGACCGACGAATTTCCATTTTTTGATCATTATTTTTCCGCGACTTTTCCTGAACGCGAAAATATTTTCTTCCTCGCGAATGGCGCCGACCGGGTGAAATACCAATCGTCGCCGGGCATCGAACCCCAGAAATCCTCCGGCGGTTTATATTGGCGCGTTACGGACCCGATGGTCGTGCGCTATGAGTCCTTGCAGCCGCCGTTCACCACCTTCCTGCCGATGCTGTGGCTTTCGGACGCATCAGCACAATGGCCCGCGCTCGTGAAAGATTACCTGACAAATATTCAAGACCGTTTGGAGAAAGACCCCGCGCTGGACAAACAAACCCAAAAGTTGACCGCTGGCCTGGACAACCCGGACGCCAAAATCGCCGCGCTGTCGGCTTATGTGCAAACCAATTTGAGTTACAAAGCGATTGAGTTTGGCCGCCGCGCCCGGATGCCCAACAAACCGGCGGACATTCTTCGCAATAAATATGGCGACTGCAAAGACCACTCCCTGTTGCTTCAACAAATGCTGGCCGATGCGGGCATACCGGCCCAGTTGGCGCTGTTCAATTTTGTCGGGCCGATTCAAAAGAATTTGCCTTCGCTCGATCAGTTCGATCACATGGTTGTTTTTGTTCCCGGTGGCGGCAGCAATTATTTTCTGGATTGCACTTCCAAAGGCGCCAGTGTCGCGCACGCGGTTCCCGCCTACATGGCCGGGCGGGACGTGCTGGTGCTCGACGAACACAATCCGCGCTTTGTCACCGTGCCGAATTTTCCCGGCGATGCCTCGACCGTCTCCGTGGAACGTCATCTGCATCTGGCGGGGACGACCGACCTTGCGGCGGAGGACACGCTGACGCTTCGCGGAGACACCGCCGCGGTCTGGCGCGATTACTTGCTGCAAATCTCTGAATCCGGCCGGCGCGCATGGCTGCAAACGCAAATGGGCATGACGGACGCGCACGTTACAGACGCGAAAATTGATGGGCTCAATACCCCCGATGCGCCCTTGCGGCTGACTTTCGGCTACTCCATCAAGGGCCAATTTCGCCAGTCAAACGACCAGTTGCGCGGGGTGTTGCACGGGGGGTTCTCCCGGTTTTATCTCCAAACCACCCCGGCGGATGACCGCGTCTCGCCGTTTGAAATTCGGACGCGCTATACCCTGGATTCCAAAACATACCTCGACCTTCCCGCTGGCTTTCATCTGGAGCCGTCGGAAGCGTTGCACGTGAAATTGGATCCTCGGTTTGCAACCGCCCAAAGCGATTTTCAAACGCGAAGCAATCAGATGGTTCTCAACTTCACTTACCAGCAAAAGAACGGGCACTTCGCGGCGGCTGATTATGCGGCGTATCGCGATACGATTGCGCAAGCGCTATCAATGCTCGAACGCGATGTCGTATTCATGGCTGATAAACATTGA